Proteins encoded together in one Streptomyces sp. NA04227 window:
- a CDS encoding anti-sigma factor has translation MTEAAEHPDVDEISDLTETLLTPARSEEIRRHLELCVDCREVYESLEEIRGLLGTLPPSTPMPVDVAERIDAALAAEALLAATAPECSSTASASSSSASLTEASAEDSAEDDAPHGGAHVSRETSTAPRTDRPAGHARRSASGPGRGQRTRGRRRMVGLGAVFTLAALGLGGIIVQVTGDGGTTGNGSTTAGGGGVSLSEKNLESRVGELMAQRKGQPSTESRTDKPSFDVRSSPDGSDSQAPLRKEDVPSVKIPSCIQEGTGRKNLPLAAEKGTFNGKSAFLVVLPHATDAKQVSAYVVDASCAEQRGSDAGKLLSTHSYARR, from the coding sequence GTGACCGAGGCGGCCGAGCATCCCGATGTCGACGAGATCTCCGATCTCACCGAGACTCTGCTGACACCCGCCCGCAGCGAGGAGATCCGGCGGCATCTGGAGCTCTGCGTCGACTGCCGGGAGGTGTACGAGTCCCTGGAGGAGATCCGCGGGCTCTTGGGCACGCTTCCCCCGTCCACCCCGATGCCGGTCGATGTGGCCGAGCGGATCGACGCGGCCCTCGCCGCGGAGGCACTTCTGGCCGCGACGGCGCCGGAATGTTCGTCCACCGCGTCGGCCTCCAGCTCTTCGGCTTCCCTCACCGAAGCTTCGGCCGAGGACTCAGCCGAGGACGACGCTCCGCACGGCGGTGCGCATGTTTCACGTGAAACGTCGACGGCTCCCCGGACGGACCGCCCGGCGGGACATGCTCGGCGCAGCGCCTCCGGTCCCGGCCGGGGACAGCGGACACGAGGCCGCCGTCGCATGGTCGGTCTCGGCGCCGTCTTCACCCTCGCCGCGCTCGGCCTGGGCGGGATCATCGTCCAGGTGACCGGCGACGGAGGCACGACCGGCAACGGCTCGACGACCGCCGGCGGTGGCGGGGTCAGTCTCTCGGAGAAGAACCTCGAATCGCGCGTCGGTGAGCTCATGGCCCAGCGCAAGGGTCAGCCCTCCACCGAGTCACGTACGGACAAGCCCTCCTTCGACGTGAGGTCGAGCCCCGACGGCTCGGACTCCCAGGCGCCTCTGCGCAAGGAGGACGTCCCGTCCGTGAAGATCCCGTCCTGTATTCAGGAGGGGACCGGCCGGAAGAATCTGCCGCTGGCCGCGGAGAAGGGCACTTTCAACGGCAAGAGCGCCTTCCTCGTCGTGCTGCCGCATGCCACGGACGCGAAGCAGGTCTCGGCGTACGTGGTCGACGCTTCCTGTGCGGAGCAGCGCGGCTCCGACGCGGGCAAGCTCCTCTCGACGCACTCGTACGCGCGCCGCTGA
- the sigM gene encoding RNA polymerase sigma factor SigM, translated as MDEGLDPGVTDQELLSRHVAGDSEAFGELVRRHRDRLWAVALRTLGDREEAADAVQDALVSAYRAAHTFRGQSAVTTWLHRITVNACLDRVRKASSRKTSPIDDDARLEQLLEPHESAAAPAERNDLQRQLVEALSTLPADQRAALVLVDMQGYPVAEAAGTLGVPVGTVKSRCARGRARLLPLLSHLRSEVASATGKKSSSGERNQVAGSSVPSADKSENGGPGGPAEVKGGGGRA; from the coding sequence GTGGACGAGGGCCTGGACCCCGGCGTCACCGATCAAGAACTCCTGTCCCGCCATGTCGCTGGGGACAGTGAGGCCTTCGGTGAGCTCGTACGGCGCCACCGCGACCGGCTCTGGGCGGTGGCCCTGCGCACCCTCGGGGACCGCGAGGAAGCCGCCGACGCCGTCCAGGACGCCCTGGTCTCCGCCTACCGCGCCGCTCACACCTTCCGTGGCCAGTCCGCGGTGACCACCTGGCTGCACCGCATCACGGTGAACGCCTGCCTCGACCGGGTACGCAAGGCCTCCTCCCGCAAGACGTCCCCCATCGACGACGACGCGCGCCTGGAGCAACTCCTCGAACCGCACGAGTCCGCCGCCGCCCCCGCCGAGCGCAACGACCTGCAGCGCCAACTCGTCGAGGCACTGAGCACGCTGCCCGCCGACCAGCGCGCTGCTCTCGTACTCGTTGATATGCAGGGCTACCCCGTCGCCGAGGCGGCGGGGACGCTCGGAGTGCCGGTCGGCACGGTGAAGAGCCGGTGCGCCCGGGGCAGGGCACGACTCCTTCCTCTGCTCTCCCACCTCCGAAGTGAGGTGGCTTCCGCCACGGGGAAGAAGTCTTCCTCGGGGGAACGGAACCAGGTGGCCGGTTCGTCCGTCCCATCCGCAGACAAGTCTGAGAACGGTGGCCCGGGTGGCCCCGCGGAAGTGAAGGGTGGAGGTGGACGAGCGTGA
- a CDS encoding protein kinase family protein — MAERSTAAVDVADNSGDEPLAAKAEETTADGVASTRDKDTSTDAEAPLNESEKDSAEEATKRVPPELHSGHKLARRYRLEECVTRLDGFSSWRAMDEKLRRAVGVHVLPADHSRARSVLAAARSSALLGDPRFVQVLDAVEENDVVYVVHEWLPDATDLTSLLASGPLEPHDAYQMVSHVSWAMAAAHREGLAHLRLTPNSVLRTSSGQWRIRGLAVNAALRGVSSDTPQRTDTEAIGALLYAALTQRWPYEDDAFGLSGLPKGVGLIAPDQVRAGVHRGLSELAMRALVNDGATASRQEQPCTTPDDLVKAVAELPRIRKPEPTFTPPPEYQRTTYQQGAYGRPAPRPGVGRPVAPPPAPLESRTGRALKWGVAALLIAALGLGSWQLADALMDRRGDDSGNSRSEDGDKKDGGKRPVLPLTVQDAAEYYPDGKPQHPSDVALTHDDDPGTYWRTYSYTDGPTLAPYKKGVGIVYDLGGEREVTGASIGLHYLGPRTDVSLYAAQSLSSSTPLDSLRKIADGTTDGKELKVSAAEPVKTRYVLVWMTAAPYSEGDEFSKAGYKQGVTEVTFTG; from the coding sequence GTGGCGGAACGGAGCACAGCTGCCGTCGACGTGGCAGACAACAGCGGTGACGAGCCGCTGGCCGCCAAGGCGGAGGAAACCACGGCCGACGGGGTGGCCAGCACCCGGGACAAGGACACATCCACGGACGCGGAAGCGCCCCTGAACGAGTCGGAAAAGGACTCGGCGGAAGAGGCCACGAAACGGGTCCCACCCGAACTGCACAGCGGTCACAAGCTCGCCAGACGCTATCGGCTCGAGGAGTGCGTCACCCGTCTGGACGGTTTCAGCAGTTGGCGTGCCATGGACGAGAAGCTGCGCCGCGCGGTCGGTGTCCATGTGCTTCCCGCCGACCATTCCCGCGCCCGTTCGGTGCTCGCCGCGGCCCGTTCCTCCGCCCTGCTCGGTGACCCGCGCTTCGTCCAGGTCCTCGACGCGGTGGAAGAGAACGACGTCGTCTACGTGGTCCACGAATGGCTGCCGGACGCCACGGACCTCACCTCGCTGCTCGCGTCGGGCCCGCTGGAGCCGCACGACGCCTACCAGATGGTCAGCCATGTCTCCTGGGCGATGGCCGCCGCGCACCGTGAGGGACTCGCGCACCTGCGCCTGACGCCCAACTCCGTGCTGCGCACCTCCTCGGGCCAGTGGCGCATCCGCGGGCTCGCCGTCAACGCAGCGCTGCGCGGCGTCAGTTCGGACACCCCCCAGCGCACCGACACGGAAGCCATCGGCGCTCTGCTCTACGCCGCGCTCACCCAGCGCTGGCCCTACGAGGACGACGCCTTCGGCCTCTCCGGCCTGCCCAAGGGCGTCGGCCTCATCGCGCCCGACCAGGTACGGGCGGGCGTGCACCGCGGATTGTCCGAGCTGGCCATGCGCGCGCTCGTCAACGACGGTGCCACGGCCTCCCGTCAGGAACAGCCGTGCACGACCCCGGACGACCTGGTGAAGGCGGTCGCGGAGCTGCCGCGCATCCGCAAGCCGGAACCCACCTTCACACCGCCCCCGGAGTACCAGCGCACCACCTACCAGCAGGGCGCCTACGGACGCCCCGCCCCGCGGCCCGGTGTCGGCCGTCCCGTCGCGCCGCCGCCCGCCCCGCTGGAGAGCCGAACGGGCAGGGCACTGAAGTGGGGCGTCGCCGCACTCCTCATCGCCGCGCTCGGCCTCGGCAGCTGGCAGCTCGCGGACGCCCTCATGGACCGCCGGGGCGACGACTCCGGCAATTCGCGGAGCGAGGACGGCGACAAGAAGGACGGCGGGAAGCGCCCGGTGCTCCCGCTCACGGTGCAGGACGCCGCCGAGTACTACCCCGACGGCAAGCCCCAGCACCCGAGCGACGTCGCCCTCACGCACGACGACGACCCCGGTACGTACTGGCGCACGTACTCCTATACCGACGGTCCCACCCTCGCCCCCTACAAGAAGGGCGTCGGGATCGTCTACGATCTCGGCGGCGAGCGGGAAGTGACGGGTGCCTCAATCGGACTGCACTACCTCGGACCACGCACCGACGTGTCCCTGTACGCGGCCCAATCGCTCTCGTCCTCGACCCCGCTCGACTCTCTCCGGAAGATCGCCGACGGCACGACGGACGGCAAGGAACTCAAGGTTTCCGCAGCCGAGCCCGTCAAGACGCGGTACGTACTGGTGTGGATGACCGCCGCGCCGTACTCCGAAGGAGACGAGTTCAGCAAGGCCGGGTACAAGCAGGGCGTCACCGAAGTGACGTTCACCGGCTGA
- the murJ gene encoding murein biosynthesis integral membrane protein MurJ has protein sequence MNAPYDGDRGQDARPPASPSGPPEPGQVPPQQNPDAYAQGHVPGNGYDQNGYPQQGYDQNNGYVQNPYPADGYAQGGQGGQPHDPYAPAPGQGHQGQYPQQQYPQDQYGRPQPQHPHAQPQNAQGQYPPDQYAQPQAQDAYAQNQYSQDPYQQGHYAQDQYRQDQYGADQYGSEQYGPDPYAAGAYGAHPQNAHSPQSPQGGHGNYEHGPYPQPGPADQQPAAPVGAYEPQHGAYAQHQAPGPAQPQHPQYAQQQPPAAYGQDPRTQQQDPRAWAQAAPPAEGQGGHPPYGGQEQAEQASQYVGVDDLVSRAGAGSPDHDAFAHLFRDQQHDGPQRPLDPGAVPPPSPEPVPPPPAAARASGGGRASSILKSSAIMAAGTMVSRLTGFVRTVVITAALGAMLLGDAYTIAYTLPTMIYILTVGGGLNSVFVPQLVRSMKEDEDGGEAFANRLLTMVMVVLGVITVIVVFAAPLLIRLQSIPVANDAAANNVAVTFARYCLPTIFFMGVHVVMGQILNARGRFGAMMWTPVLNNIVMIFTFGLFIYVYGTADTTGMRPETIPPEGVRLLGIGTLLGLVVQALAMIPYLREAGFRFRPRFDWRGHGLGKTIKLAKWTVLFVLANQAGLIVVTQLATAAGKDAFPEGGKGFLAYTNAQLIWAMPQAIITVSVMAAILPRISRAAADNDPGAVRDDISQGLRSSAVAIVPVSFSFIALGIPICTLLYSSTGLDDARSMGYILMAFGVGLIPYSVQYVVLRGFYAYEDTRTPFYNTVIVAAVNAAASALCYLALPPDYAVIGMAASYGLAYAVGVGVAWKRLKVRLGGDLDGPQVLRTYARLCMASVPAALVSGALGYFVLKTMGQSVLGSIAALVVGGVALLAVFYVAARKMRIQELNSMVAMVRGRLGR, from the coding sequence ATGAACGCGCCGTACGACGGTGACCGCGGGCAGGACGCGCGCCCGCCCGCGTCCCCCTCGGGCCCACCGGAGCCCGGTCAGGTGCCGCCCCAGCAGAACCCCGACGCGTACGCCCAGGGCCACGTCCCGGGCAACGGCTACGACCAGAACGGCTACCCGCAGCAGGGCTACGACCAGAACAACGGATACGTCCAGAACCCGTACCCGGCCGACGGCTACGCCCAGGGCGGCCAGGGCGGCCAGCCGCACGATCCCTACGCGCCCGCTCCCGGCCAGGGCCACCAGGGCCAGTACCCGCAGCAGCAGTACCCGCAGGACCAGTACGGCCGGCCTCAACCTCAGCACCCGCACGCCCAGCCGCAGAACGCGCAAGGCCAGTACCCGCCGGACCAGTACGCCCAGCCGCAGGCCCAGGACGCCTACGCGCAGAACCAGTACAGCCAGGACCCGTACCAGCAGGGTCACTACGCCCAGGATCAGTACCGCCAGGACCAGTACGGCGCGGACCAGTACGGCTCAGAACAGTACGGCCCGGACCCGTACGCCGCCGGTGCGTACGGCGCGCACCCGCAGAACGCCCACTCCCCGCAGTCGCCACAGGGCGGGCACGGGAACTACGAGCACGGCCCGTATCCGCAGCCGGGACCCGCCGACCAGCAGCCCGCGGCGCCCGTCGGCGCGTACGAACCGCAGCACGGGGCGTACGCCCAGCACCAGGCTCCCGGCCCGGCCCAGCCGCAGCATCCGCAGTACGCGCAGCAGCAGCCCCCCGCCGCGTACGGCCAGGATCCCCGGACGCAGCAGCAGGACCCCCGCGCCTGGGCACAGGCCGCCCCGCCCGCCGAGGGCCAGGGCGGGCACCCTCCGTACGGCGGGCAGGAGCAGGCGGAGCAGGCGAGTCAGTACGTCGGCGTGGACGACCTGGTGAGCCGGGCGGGTGCGGGCAGCCCCGACCACGACGCCTTCGCCCACCTCTTCCGGGACCAGCAGCACGACGGACCCCAGCGGCCACTGGATCCCGGTGCGGTGCCGCCGCCCTCCCCGGAGCCCGTACCGCCACCGCCGGCCGCCGCGCGGGCCTCCGGCGGCGGGCGCGCCTCGAGCATCCTCAAGTCGAGCGCCATCATGGCCGCGGGCACGATGGTCTCGCGGCTCACCGGCTTCGTACGGACCGTGGTCATCACCGCGGCGCTGGGCGCGATGCTGCTCGGCGACGCGTACACCATCGCGTACACCCTCCCGACGATGATCTACATCCTGACCGTCGGCGGTGGCCTCAACTCGGTCTTCGTTCCGCAGCTCGTGCGGTCGATGAAGGAGGACGAGGATGGCGGAGAGGCATTCGCGAACCGGCTGCTGACGATGGTCATGGTGGTGCTCGGTGTGATCACGGTGATCGTGGTCTTCGCCGCTCCGCTGCTGATCCGGCTCCAGTCCATTCCGGTGGCCAACGACGCGGCAGCGAACAATGTCGCCGTGACCTTCGCCCGGTACTGCCTGCCCACGATCTTCTTCATGGGCGTCCACGTGGTGATGGGTCAGATCCTCAATGCCCGGGGCAGGTTCGGCGCGATGATGTGGACTCCGGTCCTCAACAACATCGTCATGATCTTCACCTTCGGCCTGTTCATCTACGTGTACGGGACCGCGGACACCACCGGTATGCGGCCCGAGACCATCCCGCCGGAGGGTGTCCGCCTGCTCGGCATCGGCACGCTCCTGGGCCTCGTCGTCCAGGCGCTGGCGATGATCCCGTATCTGCGTGAGGCGGGTTTCCGGTTCCGGCCCCGGTTCGACTGGCGCGGCCACGGGCTCGGCAAGACGATAAAGCTCGCCAAGTGGACCGTCCTCTTCGTCCTCGCCAACCAGGCCGGTCTCATCGTCGTCACCCAGTTGGCCACCGCCGCGGGCAAGGACGCGTTCCCCGAGGGCGGCAAGGGCTTCCTCGCCTACACCAACGCCCAGCTCATCTGGGCCATGCCGCAGGCGATCATCACCGTCTCCGTGATGGCGGCGATCCTGCCCCGCATCTCGCGGGCGGCCGCCGACAACGACCCGGGCGCGGTTCGCGACGACATCTCCCAGGGGCTGCGGAGCTCCGCCGTGGCCATCGTCCCGGTGTCGTTCTCCTTCATCGCCCTCGGCATCCCCATCTGCACGCTGCTCTACTCTTCCACCGGGCTGGACGACGCGCGCTCCATGGGCTACATCCTCATGGCCTTCGGCGTCGGCCTCATCCCGTACTCCGTGCAGTACGTCGTGCTCCGCGGCTTCTACGCCTACGAGGACACCCGCACGCCCTTCTACAACACGGTCATCGTCGCCGCGGTCAACGCCGCCGCCTCGGCGCTCTGCTACCTCGCCCTGCCCCCGGACTACGCCGTGATCGGCATGGCCGCCTCCTACGGCCTCGCGTACGCGGTCGGTGTCGGCGTCGCCTGGAAGCGGCTCAAGGTGCGGCTCGGCGGGGACCTCGACGGCCCACAGGTGCTGCGGACGTACGCCAGGCTGTGCATGGCCTCGGTGCCCGCGGCCCTCGTCTCCGGTGCGCTCGGCTACTTCGTCCTCAAGACCATGGGCCAGAGCGTCCTCGGTTCGATCGCCGCACTGGTGGTCGGCGGGGTCGCTCTGCTGGCGGTGTTCTACGTGGCGGCCCGGAAAATGCGTATCCAGGAGCTGAACTCGATGGTTGCCATGGTGCGCGGACGCTTGGGCCGCTGA
- a CDS encoding DUF6049 family protein yields the protein MAEAADIQGTTPSPARRWLQRSGAFLAAVPLLVGALQAPAAHGAEAAAPKKAATVTESATTSGAPAAPSKGPGTGSRSVAVSVDSLTPAVPKDGDTLTVTGSVTNRSKRTMKSGGVGLRIGSPLGGRSAIDNIAQRKGYVPGLEGAAIDDKYTDEIPTLAPGDRGQFRLSVPVDALDLGPDGVYQLGVAFTGQTDVAPYPQVFGIQHSFLPWQPEKAETRTRTAFMWPLISDSHLTAETKADEQQTPVFESDALAKEIGPGGRLQQMLALGSELDVTWVIDPDLLASVDAMTKRYNVRGEDNTTVPGKNQAVAKQWLNDLETAVKGEKIVALPFADPDLASLAHTGKRVSGSLSHLKDATDVASSTVQTILHVKPSTDFAWPVEGAIDPSIVDVATSAGARNVITRADSLKDTSGLLYTPSAPRPIGGGVTAVVSDARLSTAFRGDLMNADASTLAVQEYLAQSLMLMLQAPDKQRSVVVAPQRMPTVGQAQAMAQVIRLTQDGNWSESQDLTEAAKATPDPDAVTAVPSSRAYPSSLRRQELPLSAFEAIRSTQGRLNGFQVILSDASRVVTPFGRAIDREMSSSWRGRTKEAERFRGGVSGYLNRLTHSVSLIQKSEAKLSGRSATIPVTVQNNLFQDVDHLVLRLTSTKPTRLKVGGGPYMEKPIRISEGHAQSVKFTTTAEANGPVEVIAQLYTLDGQPYGPEVRFNVNVTEITPTVMLVIAGGVLLLVLAGFRMYTQRKRAARSSGNGPQDESDGNPASPPGSDPTGDTPEHPSDPDPDTAAENVDASAPGERVDR from the coding sequence GTGGCCGAGGCGGCAGACATCCAGGGGACGACTCCCTCACCTGCCCGCCGATGGCTCCAGCGTTCAGGCGCTTTTCTGGCCGCCGTGCCGCTTCTCGTCGGAGCGCTCCAGGCGCCGGCCGCCCACGGCGCCGAAGCGGCCGCGCCGAAGAAGGCGGCGACCGTCACGGAGAGCGCCACCACCTCCGGCGCACCGGCCGCCCCGTCGAAGGGGCCGGGTACCGGCTCCCGCAGCGTGGCAGTCTCGGTGGACTCGCTCACACCCGCCGTGCCCAAGGACGGCGACACCCTCACCGTGACCGGCAGTGTCACCAACCGCAGCAAGCGGACGATGAAGAGCGGTGGCGTCGGCCTGCGGATCGGCTCCCCGCTCGGCGGCCGCTCGGCGATCGACAACATCGCGCAGCGCAAGGGCTACGTACCCGGCCTCGAAGGCGCGGCGATCGACGACAAGTACACCGACGAGATCCCGACCCTGGCGCCCGGGGACCGCGGGCAGTTCCGTCTCTCGGTGCCGGTCGACGCCCTCGACCTCGGCCCGGACGGCGTCTACCAGCTGGGGGTCGCGTTCACCGGGCAGACCGATGTCGCGCCCTATCCCCAGGTGTTCGGGATCCAGCACAGCTTCCTGCCCTGGCAGCCGGAGAAGGCGGAGACCCGCACGCGTACGGCCTTCATGTGGCCGCTCATCTCCGACTCCCATCTGACGGCCGAGACGAAGGCGGACGAGCAGCAGACCCCGGTCTTCGAGAGTGACGCACTGGCCAAGGAAATCGGTCCCGGCGGCCGTCTCCAGCAGATGCTCGCGCTGGGCAGTGAGCTCGACGTGACCTGGGTGATCGACCCCGATCTGCTCGCCTCCGTCGACGCGATGACCAAGCGCTACAACGTGCGCGGCGAGGACAACACCACCGTCCCGGGGAAGAACCAGGCGGTGGCCAAGCAGTGGCTCAACGATCTGGAGACCGCGGTCAAGGGCGAGAAGATCGTGGCGCTGCCCTTCGCCGACCCCGATCTGGCGTCCCTGGCACACACCGGCAAGCGCGTCTCCGGCTCGCTGAGCCACCTCAAGGACGCGACGGATGTGGCGTCCAGCACCGTGCAGACGATCCTCCACGTGAAACCGAGCACGGACTTCGCCTGGCCGGTCGAGGGCGCCATCGACCCGTCCATCGTCGACGTGGCCACCTCGGCGGGCGCCCGGAACGTCATCACCCGCGCGGACAGCCTCAAGGACACCAGCGGCCTCCTCTACACCCCGAGCGCCCCGCGCCCCATCGGCGGCGGCGTCACCGCGGTGGTCTCGGACGCCCGGCTCTCCACCGCGTTCCGCGGCGACCTCATGAACGCGGACGCCTCCACCCTCGCGGTGCAGGAGTACCTGGCCCAGAGCCTGATGCTCATGCTCCAGGCCCCGGACAAGCAGCGCTCGGTGGTCGTCGCCCCGCAGCGGATGCCCACGGTGGGACAGGCCCAGGCCATGGCCCAGGTGATCCGCCTGACCCAGGACGGCAACTGGTCCGAGTCCCAGGACCTCACCGAGGCGGCCAAGGCCACGCCCGACCCCGATGCCGTCACCGCGGTGCCGTCGAGCCGGGCCTACCCCTCCTCGCTGCGCCGCCAGGAACTCCCGCTGTCCGCGTTCGAGGCGATCCGGAGCACCCAGGGGCGGCTGAACGGCTTCCAGGTGATCCTCTCGGACGCCTCCCGCGTGGTCACCCCCTTCGGGCGGGCCATAGACCGTGAGATGTCGAGCTCCTGGCGGGGCCGTACCAAGGAGGCGGAGCGCTTCCGCGGCGGCGTCTCCGGCTATCTGAACCGGCTCACCCACAGCGTCTCGCTGATCCAGAAGTCCGAGGCCAAGCTCTCCGGGCGCAGCGCCACGATCCCGGTGACGGTGCAGAACAACCTCTTCCAGGACGTGGACCATCTCGTCCTTCGCCTGACCTCGACGAAGCCGACCCGCCTCAAGGTGGGCGGCGGCCCCTACATGGAGAAGCCGATCCGCATCTCCGAGGGCCACGCCCAGTCGGTGAAGTTCACCACCACCGCCGAGGCCAACGGCCCGGTCGAGGTGATCGCACAGCTCTACACCCTCGACGGCCAGCCCTACGGCCCCGAGGTGCGGTTCAACGTGAACGTCACCGAGATCACGCCCACCGTGATGCTCGTCATCGCGGGCGGCGTGCTGCTTCTGGTCCTTGCCGGATTCCGGATGTACACGCAGCGCAAGCGCGCCGCGAGGTCCTCCGGTAACGGCCCCCAGGACGAATCGGACGGGAATCCGGCCTCCCCGCCGGGCTCCGACCCCACCGGAGACACCCCGGAGCACCCGAGTGACCCGGATCCGGACACCGCAGCGGAAAACGTGGACGCCTCCGCCCCGGGTGAGAGAGTGGACCGTTGA
- a CDS encoding CCA tRNA nucleotidyltransferase: MPNAYEDTPSALSQVQHRAVSELLRVSPVADDLARRFQQAGFTLALVGGSVRDALLGRLGNDLDFTTDARPEDVLKIVRPWADAVWEVGIAFGTVGAQKEATVGDARQRFEIEITTYRSESYDRTSRKPEVSYGDSIEEDLVRRDFTVNAMAVALPEKEFIDPHGGLRDLAERVLRTPAAPEDSFSDDPLRMMRAARFAAQLDFDVAPDVVAAMSAMSGRIEIVSAERVRDELNKLILSAHPRKGLGLLVESGLAAHVLPELPALSLERDEHHRHKDVYEHSLIVLEQAIDLETDGPDLTLRLAALLHDIGKPRTRRFEKDGRVSFHHHEVVGAKMTKKRMTQLKYSNELVKEVSRLVELHLRFHGYGEGEWTDSAVRRYVRDAGPLLDRLHKLTRSDCTTRNKRKANALARTYDGLEERIARLQEQEELDAIRPDLDGNQIMETLGVGPGPAIGKAYKFLLELRLENGPMEQDAAVKALKEWWAEQPQD; this comes from the coding sequence GTGCCGAATGCCTACGAAGACACCCCCAGCGCCCTCAGCCAGGTACAGCATCGTGCTGTCAGCGAGCTTCTGAGGGTGTCCCCTGTCGCCGACGATCTTGCCCGACGATTCCAGCAGGCGGGCTTCACGCTCGCGCTGGTCGGCGGATCGGTACGGGACGCTCTGCTGGGGCGGCTCGGCAACGACCTGGACTTCACCACCGACGCTCGCCCCGAGGACGTACTGAAGATCGTCCGGCCCTGGGCGGACGCCGTCTGGGAGGTCGGGATCGCCTTCGGCACCGTCGGCGCGCAGAAGGAGGCCACGGTCGGGGACGCGCGGCAGCGCTTCGAGATCGAGATCACCACCTACCGCTCGGAGTCCTACGACCGCACCTCTCGCAAGCCCGAGGTCTCCTACGGCGACTCGATCGAGGAAGATCTGGTCCGCCGTGACTTCACCGTCAACGCCATGGCGGTGGCACTCCCCGAGAAGGAGTTCATCGACCCGCATGGTGGTCTGCGCGACCTGGCGGAGCGCGTACTGCGGACCCCGGCCGCGCCCGAGGACTCCTTCTCCGACGATCCGCTGCGCATGATGCGCGCGGCCCGCTTCGCGGCTCAGCTCGACTTCGATGTCGCCCCGGACGTGGTGGCGGCGATGTCGGCCATGTCCGGCCGTATCGAGATCGTCTCGGCGGAGCGCGTCCGGGACGAACTCAACAAGCTGATCCTCTCCGCGCACCCCCGCAAGGGCCTCGGCCTCCTCGTCGAGAGCGGGCTCGCCGCGCACGTCCTGCCCGAGCTGCCCGCGCTCAGCCTGGAGCGTGACGAGCACCACCGTCACAAGGACGTCTACGAGCACTCGTTGATCGTCCTGGAGCAGGCGATCGACCTGGAGACGGACGGCCCCGATCTGACGCTGCGCCTCGCCGCCCTGCTCCACGACATCGGCAAGCCGCGTACCCGTCGCTTCGAGAAGGACGGCCGGGTCTCCTTCCACCACCACGAGGTGGTCGGCGCGAAGATGACGAAGAAGCGCATGACCCAGCTCAAGTACTCCAACGAGCTGGTGAAGGAGGTCTCCCGGCTCGTCGAACTCCACCTGCGCTTCCACGGCTACGGCGAGGGCGAGTGGACGGACTCGGCGGTGCGCCGCTACGTACGCGATGCCGGGCCCCTGCTCGACCGTCTGCACAAGCTGACCCGCTCGGACTGCACCACGCGCAACAAGCGCAAGGCCAACGCCCTCGCGCGCACCTATGACGGCCTCGAAGAGCGCATCGCCCGTCTCCAGGAACAGGAGGAGCTGGATGCGATCCGCCCCGACCTGGACGGCAACCAGATCATGGAGACGCTCGGTGTGGGTCCGGGTCCGGCCATCGGCAAGGCGTACAAGTTTCTGCTGGAACTGCGGCTGGAGAACGGGCCGATGGAGCAGGACGCCGCTGTGAAGGCGCTCAAGGAGTGGTGGGCGGAGCAGCCTCAGGACTGA